The following are encoded in a window of Haliaeetus albicilla chromosome 1, bHalAlb1.1, whole genome shotgun sequence genomic DNA:
- the ABCG2 gene encoding broad substrate specificity ATP-binding cassette transporter ABCG2 isoform X3, protein MAEGQPHLSIQMSDLNTNGIPSRTQCSPDLASRGGSVLTFHNICYHVKMTTGFLCCQKTANKEVLRDVNGIMRPGLNAILGPTGSGKSSLLDILAARKDPHGLSGDILIDGAPQPANFKCTSGYVVQDDVVMGTLTVRENLKFSAALRLPKSVKEQEKNERVNQIIKELGLSKVADSKVGTQFTRGVSGGERKRTNIGMELITDPAILFLDEPTTGLDASTANAVLLLLKRMAKQGKTIIFSIHQPRYSIFRLFDNVTLLAVGRVLYHGPTQHAIEYFQSIGYECEPYNNPADFFLDIINGDSTAVAMSKTDETNTAESTEERTDYDKTLAEKLAEKYSNSAYYQETKAVLENISLGNKKKTKAVFRQITYANSFLHQLKWVSKRTFKNLVGNPQASIAQLCVTAFLGLVVGAIFFGLKEDSAGLQNRVGAMFFLTTNQCFSSISAIELFVVEKKIFIHEYISGYYRTSAYFISKLMADLIPMRTIPSIIFTCIIYFMLGKYGLLQSYYNPLNKSTRHSHCMYVHVYLYRLKHHIGTAVVTMLAFSIPCCLQKRHTFKDLSIHVRICDMSHLHCPWKEVCHNHFYIGLICSFSFMAILASSDFYKILFPSLQEQLSKKTFCFKSLILCELISACSFW, encoded by the exons ATGGCAGAAGGCCAGCCACACCTAAGTATTCAGATGTCAGACTTGAATACAAATGGCATCCCCAGCAGAACGCAGTGCTCTCCAGACTTAGCCAGCAGGGGAGGAAGTGTACTAACTTTCCACAACATCTGCTACCATGTGAAGATGACGACTGGGTTCCTGTGTTGTCAAAAAACAGCCAATAAAGAAGTTTTGAGAGATGTCAA TGGCATCATGAGACCAGGACTGAACGCAATTTTGGGACCCACTGGTAGTGGTAAATCTTC GCTACTCGACATTTTGGCTGCAAGAAAGGATCCCCATGGGCTTTCCGGTGACATTTTGATCGATGGAGCTCCTCAGCCTGCCAACTTTAAATGTACCTCTGGATACGTAGTACAG gaTGATGTGGTGATGGGAACCCTGACTGTAAGAGAAAATTTGAAGTTCTCAGCAGCACTCCGTTTGCCAAAGTCAGtgaaggaacaggaaaaaaatgaacgAGTGAATCAGATCATCAAGGAACTGGGTTTGAGCAAAGTGGCAGATTCCAAG GTTGGCACACAGTTCACTCGCGGGGTGTCCGGAGGAGAGCGGAAAAGGACCAATATTGGGATGGAGCTCATCACGGATCCTGCCATCTTGTTTTTGGATGAGCCAACTACAGGACTCGATGCCAGTACTGCTAACGCTGTCCTACTGCTACTGAAAAG GATggcaaaacaaggaaaaacaataaTCTTCTCCATCCACCAGCCTCGGTACTCTATATTCCGACTGTTTGACAACGTGACGCTGCTGGCCGTGGGGAGAGTGCTGTACCATGGGCCCACTCAGCACGCCATCGAGTACTTCCAGTCTATCG GCTACGAGTGTGAGCCATACAACAACCCTGCCGACTTTTTCCTGGACATCATTAATGGAGACTCCACTGCAGTGGCAATGAGCAAGACCGATGAAACTAACACAG cAGAGAGCACTGAAGAACGCACTGACTATGATAAAACCTTGGCTGAGAAGTTAGCAGAAAAATACTCCAACTCTGCCTACTaccaagaaacaaaagcagtattAGAGAATATTTCtttgggaaataaaaagaaaacaaaagcgGTTTTCCGACAAATCACGTATGCCAATTCCTTCCTTCATCAGCTGAAATGGGTGTCCAAGCGCACATTTAAAAATCTGGTAGGAAACCCTCAAGCTTCCATAGCTCAG CTGTGTGTTACAGCTTTCCTGGGACTGGTTGTAGGTGCCATTTTCTTTGGACTTAAAGAGGACTCCGCTGGACTACAAAACAG AGTGGGTGCAATGTTCTTTCTGACCACCAACCAGTGTTTCAGCAGCATCTCAGCTATTGAACTCTTCgttgtggaaaaaaagatatttat ACATGAATATATCAGTGGGTACTACAGAACATCTGCATATTTCATCTCAAAGCTAATGGCTGATTTAATACCCATGAGGACTATACCAAGCATCATCTTCACCTGTATAATTTACTTCATGTTAGGCAAGTATGGTCTCCTACAGTCCTATTACAACCCTCTCAATAAATCAACAAGGCACTCACATtgtatgtatgtgcatgtatatttatataGGCTAAAGCACCACATTGGCACAGCAGTGGTTACCATGCTTGCTTTTAGCATACCATGCTGTTTACAGAAAAGACACACTTTCAAAGATTTAAGTATTCATGTCAGAATCTGTGACATGTCTCATCTCCACTGCCCCTGGAAGGAGGTGTGCCATAACCATTTCTACATAGGTTTGAtttgttccttttcatttatGGCCATCTTAGCTTCCAGTGACTTTTACAAGATACTTTTTCCATCCTTGCAAGAACAGCTATCAAAGAAAACGTTTTGTTTTAAGAGCTTAATATTGTGCGAATTAATATCAGCTTGTTCTTTTTGGTGA